A region from the Verrucomicrobiota bacterium genome encodes:
- a CDS encoding fumarylacetoacetate hydrolase family protein: MKIIRYQDTSGHTGLAALQPDATALKIKGDLFGAFDITPEPAHVAKLLAPIAPAAILCIGLNYRRHAEESKATPPQHPVLFMKTPTAVQHPGDPIILPGQLASHEVDYECELAVVIGKTCKNVRRENALDHVLGYTCANDVSARDWQIKWGGSQWCRGKTFDTFCPLGPCLALKDEIPDPSDLKIKTVLNGETMQDWRCDDMIFDVPTLIEFLSGSTTLVPGTVILTGTPHGVGFARKPPVFLKPGDRVSIEIDKIGVLANPVAAESP, encoded by the coding sequence ATGAAGATTATCCGCTACCAGGACACTTCGGGTCACACCGGCCTCGCCGCGCTTCAACCCGACGCCACCGCACTCAAAATCAAAGGCGACCTCTTCGGCGCTTTCGACATCACCCCGGAACCCGCGCACGTCGCGAAACTGCTCGCCCCCATCGCCCCCGCAGCCATCCTTTGCATCGGGCTCAATTACCGCCGTCACGCCGAGGAAAGCAAAGCCACCCCTCCCCAGCATCCGGTCCTGTTCATGAAGACGCCGACCGCCGTGCAGCATCCCGGCGATCCCATCATTTTGCCCGGCCAACTCGCCAGCCATGAGGTGGACTACGAGTGCGAACTGGCCGTCGTCATTGGCAAGACATGCAAGAACGTGCGTCGCGAGAATGCCCTCGACCATGTCCTCGGTTATACTTGCGCGAACGACGTCAGCGCGCGTGACTGGCAAATCAAATGGGGCGGCAGTCAATGGTGCCGGGGCAAGACCTTCGACACGTTCTGCCCGCTCGGCCCGTGTCTCGCACTCAAGGACGAAATCCCCGACCCCTCCGACCTGAAGATCAAAACCGTGCTGAACGGCGAAACCATGCAGGATTGGCGGTGCGACGACATGATCTTCGACGTGCCCACGCTCATCGAATTCTTGAGCGGCAGCACCACCCTCGTCCCCGGCACCGTCATCCTCACCGGCACGCCGCATGGCGTCGGCTTCGCCCGCAAACCTCCAGTCTTCCTCAAGCCGGGCGATCGCGTCTCGATCGAGATCGACAAAATCGGCGTGCTGGCGAACCCCGTCGCCGCCGAATCTCCCTAA
- a CDS encoding SDR family oxidoreductase, whose product MQNLFDLSGKNALVSGAAQGMGRAMALALAQAGANIMAVDRNLAGAEETAAAIRALGRQACSSPADVSQPAQIRQLFEEFDRSFSHLDFLGNVAGEGVLGRPENITLEEVERCWRNLVLGRFCMCQEAGKRMLSAGRGSIVNIGSLASITALGRGHVAYSMAMGAVAQMTRELSTEWAGRGVRVNAILPAQVINPSLEQRLSANPSLRQTFLRGIPAGRLGKPEDIQGLAVLLASDASSWITGALIPMDGGNLAVNAGGSVKPEP is encoded by the coding sequence ATGCAAAACCTGTTCGATCTTTCGGGCAAAAACGCGCTCGTCAGCGGCGCCGCGCAGGGCATGGGTCGTGCCATGGCCCTCGCCCTCGCGCAAGCCGGCGCGAATATCATGGCCGTGGACCGCAACCTGGCCGGCGCAGAAGAGACGGCCGCAGCCATCCGAGCGCTCGGGCGCCAAGCCTGCTCCAGCCCTGCCGATGTGTCGCAACCCGCCCAGATCCGCCAACTCTTCGAAGAGTTTGATCGCTCCTTCAGCCATCTCGACTTCCTGGGCAATGTGGCCGGCGAAGGCGTGCTCGGCCGCCCCGAAAACATTACTCTGGAGGAGGTCGAGCGATGCTGGCGCAATTTGGTTCTCGGACGTTTTTGCATGTGTCAGGAGGCCGGCAAACGAATGCTGTCAGCCGGGCGCGGAAGCATCGTGAACATCGGCTCTCTGGCCAGCATCACCGCCCTGGGCCGCGGCCATGTCGCCTACAGCATGGCGATGGGTGCGGTGGCCCAAATGACCCGCGAACTCAGCACCGAGTGGGCCGGCCGCGGCGTCCGGGTCAACGCGATCCTCCCAGCTCAGGTCATCAACCCGAGCCTCGAGCAGCGCCTCTCGGCCAACCCGTCGCTCCGCCAAACATTCCTGCGCGGTATCCCTGCCGGCCGGCTCGGCAAACCCGAGGATATTCAAGGGCTTGCCGTCTTGCTCGCATCCGATGCCTCGAGCTGGATCACGGGCGCCTTGATTCCCATGGATGGCGGAAATCTGGCGGTGAATGCGGGCGGTTCCGTCAAGCCTGAGCCCTAA